The genomic stretch acattaatgtgtgcattaaatgttttggaaagcaaaGGGTTGAATGGAACGATCCAGGCATTATCAACATCGGATGTTTTTAGCCGTTGTCTAATTGTAGCTGTGCAGCCACCAAAACCTGGGtcacatatatgaaagagaggacgggaaaatgaaatattttgcaatgtaaacatgatttgttttaagagaagaTTGTCATgatttgtgttggtggtggcgatgataattatcattaggaaaacataagttgtggcgatgataattctagaccccttttcacattttgatgaagagaacccgatttcattcggtctactggggccacatatagtgtgtgtgtgtgtgtgtgtgtgcacactgtaGAAATTAATTAGAGATCAAAGCActatagggaaatgaaacagtaaaaaacaaaaatataaaaataaaatataatattagataatgtgtgtgtgtgtgtgtgtgacaggtagacaatagaatgcgatggcgatgtaatatttgtttctgtctatgagcagatagatacatgagtaaaatgtataggaagctaagagatagagtgagtgaaaatgttcttggaagagaggaaatagcgagagagtgatttgaggaagactttacattaaataacggtagtggcattgtcaaatgaagagtagtgagagggtactggaggaaatagggtgagtgaggaagatggcccctagcaaccacaccttttaagatagggttttctaaggtagcccacaagcatcgtcacctcattctacatgtccctgtaaattttggagcgaatcggacgggatgtagtggcattgaaagcgatccaagcggtaaaaacgcatttcagttttatatatagagatatatatacacacactcacatgtacatatgagaGTTTTTTCTACAACAATGAACTATATgttttcctcttctccttttcCAGAAATTACCTACTCCTGTCGGGGTTACTTCCACAAACAGTTTATCAACAACCACACCCACATATGTTCCAACCACCAATGCTTGGTCGCCAGTTGGACCCACTATCCTATCAGGTAAGCCATTTTGCTAAGAAGTTCATTTTACAACTACGTGGTCTTCTCTCAGATATCAACTGCAGTGCAAAGAAATTTTGGTTGAGGGTCTTCTGGCATCACAACCTTAGGTTGACCAATATGAACTTCCCGCAAGTCAAATTTCGTAGTGGAAAACTGTACAGAAGCGGTTATGCATGTGTAAGAGAaagaattttaaagatttttaaaactctgcttgcgaagacctgttgaggaaagtgaaatcaaaatcgatcaaaaatcaatggaaattgtagttgtgatgccggtggcatgtaaaagaaccatccgaacggggccgttgccagctctgcctcaactggtctccatgccggtggtgcgtaaaaagcaccaactgatcgtggctgttgccagcctcacctggcacataaaaagcacccactacactcacggagtggttggcataaggaagggcatccagctgtagaaacactgccagatcagactgggcctggtgcagctttcctggcttcccagaccccagtcgaaccgtccaacccatgctagcatggaaaacggacattaaacaatgatgatgatgattctagacttataaaaatattagtttagtaaattcatcaccatcgtcataatGTTATGTCTCTGTGCACCATAATCAGTCAACGTTTGCCTTCAATGCTGGTacgggctggacagtttgacagaccagacttctgtgtctgttttcagtcacagaaatctggtgcaggccagccactccaagaatatagtggatgctttttacatgtcactggtataggagccagttaggtggcactggcattggccaggcTCGAAttttgcattttacatgccaccagcatgggtgccaggcagacggcactggcatcagtcatgcttgaatggtgctttttcacAGGTGCCagccaggcagcactggcatatatatatatatatatatatatatatattatatatatatatgtataaattagaaaaaaaccaccttttatcaattcaataatgaaaaattaaattataccatttagaaaaattacatattatagaaagattaaatataagataaaacatataacaatgattaagtaatgtgcaaaataataaataaaacgtatatatttggtagaataactatacgctttatttattattttgcatatcatcgttatatgttttatcttatatttaatctttctataatatgtaatttttctaaatggtataagttaatttttcattattgaattgataaaaggtggtctttttctaatatatatacacacacacatttcatcattcttttttatcatcgttcaacgtctactttccatggtctggatggtttgacaaggaacAGGCAACCTGCAGGGCTGTGTCAAACTCAGATGTCATCTTTGGTATAGTTTCTtctttatgccaaccactttacagaatatacttggtgatttttttttgagTGCTGCTAGCACTTGTGAGTTTGCCATGTAACCTGCAAGACAGAAAAGAACAGGATAAGAGTTCCATAAGCGGTTAAGGAGAAGTATTTGGAAGGGAAGGTGGAGGTGAATCGTTTTATGTCATATGTTAAGAGACAAACACATTAAGAGATGACagtaacacatacatgcatatacatttgtgtatgagcGCTaggagcaccatccaagcgtgattgcTACCacagcagctgactggcttctgtgccagtggcacgtaaaaagcaccattcaaatgtgatcgttaccagcgtcgccttactggcacgtgaaaaacattcaagcaaggtcgttgccagtgccactggactggctcttgtgcaggtggaacataaaaaacaccacttgagcgtggccgtggcacttaaaagcacccactacactctcggagtggttcacgttaggaagggcatccagctgtagaaactctgccagatcagattggagcctggtgcagccatctggttcgccagacctcaatcaaattgtccaacccatgctagcatggaaagcaaactttaaatgatgacgatgatgataatactgataatgatgtgtatattctttttttcctcaTCTTTGTTTTGTCTCTCTAAAACTTAGTCGTTTTGTACTTTTTGTTTGCAGTGACCAACACCTCCAGCAGCACAACTCCACACGCCCGAGAAAACCTCCAGCTCCAGCTACAACAGCAGCTCGGACAGTCGCAAATCCAGTCGGCTACTTTGTTGTCCACCACAAGTACGGCAACAGCCGGCAGCCAATCACAGACCCTCGTCATCCAGGCTTCAAACCAGATCCacacgacgacgacaacggcCACTTCTACTACTGCATCGACACAGGTGACTGTGTCCACATCAACAGTGTCCACAGCAAACAGTCAACAACCAAAGAAATTACTGCTGATGGTAAATATACTGTTTCTTCTTTTTGATGGGGAGAGGGCTTTTGACAAAGATGGAGAGggagtcatcattatcatcgttgtttaacgtccgctttccatgctagcatgggtcgaacgatttgactgagggctagcgaaccagatggctgcaccaggctccaatcttgatctggcagagtttctacagctggatgcccttcctaacgccaactactctgagagtgtagtgggtgctttttacgtgccaccggcacggggtccagtcaggcggtactggcaatgacctcgctcgaatctttttacacatgccacttgcacaggtgccagcaaggcaacgctggtaacaatcacgctcgaatggtgttttttacatgtcactggcacggaagccagttagccgctctggcaacgatcacgctcagatggtgctcttaacaccctatTAGCACgggacacaagtgccagtaaggcaaagctggtaacaaccacactcaaatggtgctatttatgtgccactggcacggaagccagttagccgctctgtcaacgatcacacgcatatggtgctctttgcaccctgctagcatggatgccagtcatcaaatatgtttatttatttttttaaggtgAGACGATAAAGGATAAAGTACCTTGCTGAGTCATATAATCCCATAGGGTCACTTTCTCAGttcccattgtgtatatattccccactggACAGGACATCAGTCCATTGCAGACTTACTCAATTTTGTTAGCTGAGTGGACAAGGACATTGTGAAATGACACATTTTATTCAAGAACATGACACTTTGAGTGATCCATGAATTGATTATAACCAGTAAGTGAAACCTCCACACTGAAGGGAGAAGAGATTTTGTCTtctgacgagagagagagagagagagagagagagggctgtTTGTCTTCTTTACTTCTGTGACAgattcattagcatgctgggcaaaatgcttagcggcattttgttcatccttacgttctgagttcgaattccaccaaggttaactctAGCATTGAAACTaatcatatctggcccaaatattgtacaagttttatgttcagactgggtacatcaggcctctcacacctaccctacaaagtcattctcaAACTAAACAATCGTCTTCATCAAGacatcaaagctatgagataatgcaaaaTGAAACCATTTCCACCAAATTACGATTTGAAATATTGTGAAATTCTTAACAgtgcatagatttttttttttttgtgttaatgtttaaccttttagtatttaaacctgCTAAATCTGGTCAAAATACTGTGCTTGTTTTATGTCAAAGCCTGCCAAATGTTAATCGAAAAATAAACAACTGCAtcctcaaaatctcaaagctccaAGACAATACATGATTAGTTTGAACAAATGTGAATatgggtgcaggcgtggctgcgtggtaagaagcttgcttccctaccacatggttccaggttcagtcccactctgtggcacctcgggcaagtgtcccctactatagcctcaggccaactaaacccttgtgagtggatttggtcggtcGAAACTTAAAgaccgtcatatatgtatatgtatctttgtttgtcccctccactatCACTTTACAATCAatggcaaaagtgactgaaagaataagtcctggggtcgatttcttcaactaagaaaaaaatcccttgaaatcatgtagttgggaagcagacttgtcatgtacacagccacacctgtgaatatatatatcgtgtggtgacacacttaaagacaagagacgcaggaggaTGGCAcgagccgcctctgacaccaTACCGGATGTTATCTTCGTCTGTGGAcacggacctgcctttcccatattggacttgtcagtcatgagcgtgcatgcacgcgacgtggactgccttcctgatcttcgttcaCAAAGccaagcaatacatacatacatattttactcttttacttgtttcagtcatttgactgcggccatgctggagcaccgcctttagtcgagcaaatcgaccccgggacttattctttgtaagcccagtacttattctatcggtctcttttgccgaaccgctaagtaacagggacataaacacaccagcatcggttgtcaagcaatgctagagggacaaacacagacacacaaacatatacatacacatacatatatacgacaggcttctttcagtttccgtctaccaaatccactcacaaggctttggtcggcccgaggctatagcagaaggcacttgcccaagatgccacgcagtgggactgaacccagaaccatgtggctggttagcaagctacttaccacacagccactcaaggcagtgagctggcagattcattagcatgctgggcaaaatgcttagcggcattttgttcatccttacgttctgagttcgaattccaccaaggtcgactttgcctttcttcctttcagggtcgatgaaataagttttATCAAacctgtaggcgcaggagtggctgtgtggtaagtagcttgctaaccaaccacatggttccaagttcagtcccactgcgtggcatcttgggcaagtgtcttctgctatagccccgggccgaccaatgccttgtgagtggatttggtagacggaaactgaaagaagcctgtcgtatatatatatatacatatatatatatatatatatgtgtgtttgtccccctagcattgcttgacaaccgatgctggtgtgtttacgtcgccgtcacttagcggttcggcaaaaagagacttacaaagaataagtcccggggtcgatttgctcaactaaagtggtgctccagcatggccgcagtcaaatgactgaaacaagtaaaagagtaaacctgaaaggatgaaaggcaaagttgaccatggcaggatttggctgagaatgtaaagagctagacGAAATGTAGCCAAGTATTCTGTCTGATGTGCCAATCACTCTTCTAgatcaccttgtgtgtgtgtgtgtatctgtgtttgttattgttgttacttaaTGTTACCATTTTACTATTCCAAATTGGTTGTCTGTTGCAGAAAGAACATGTTTCTGAAGCCAAGGAAATGTTCAGCACATCCAACAAAGTGACTCGACCAGAGAAAGCATTGATCCTAGCGTTTATGGCCGGATCACGAGGTCTGTATATTATTGCATCTTCCATATATTGTCAAAATCACATTGGCATCATTAATGccccccttcatcatcatcatcatcatgcatacctatctctatatatataaacggcaaaatgtctgtctgtgtgtctgtgtcctttatacaaatccacaatttttcagttagagggctcgcactttctatggtcattcaaaaccgtccaagggtggtcgtgcacatctttacatttcctcagtcaccccacaaagccattaaaaaatcaatagaagtgaattTTCTAttgaaaacccaatcaaaatgtccaaaacttgatacgccaattgaatgccagctagctgtatgtgattggtagatttggacagtacttgcatgtatgtgcgcatgcacgcggCTGTAAATGCATGTACTAGCACTgtgacccagcgttgccgggtcatagtgctagtgtgtatatataacatttttgttCACTGGCAATCCGTCGGttgtgacgatgagggttccagttgatgtgatcaacagaacagcttgctcgtgaaattaacatgcaagtggttgaacactccacagacacatatacccttaacgtacttctcaGGCAGATTCtgcgtgacaaagctggccctttgaaatacaggtactactcatttatggcagctgagtggactggagcaacttaaaataaaatgtcttgctcaaggaaacaacacGCGGCTGGCGATTGAACTCGTGACCTTATGGTCATAAGCCAAATTCCCTAACCACAAAGCTACACGCCTTcactatataacacacacacacacacatatatatatacatatatatatatatatatatatatatatatatatatatatatatatatatatatacacatacatatatagacatcatcatcttcattgtttaatgtccaccttccgtgctggcatgggttgggcagtttgacaggaacctgtacaagacttctgtgtctgttttggaagggtttttatgtttggatgcccttcctaacaccacacCATCCAGCAGAgtagactcagtgctttttatgtggcacaagcacaggcaaggccaGTTTTGGCAAGGTGTTTACAGCTAGATGCAatttcaaatgccaaccactttacagtgtggactggatgcttttattacgtggcaccagcactgagaTAGAAATAGgtttgcttatatgtatattatatgttttataaatatgcttgaatttgtattttatattctgttGCTTCAAAAGTTGTGCAATATCTTCGTAACTTATTTTCTTGATTTGTCAAGACAGGAGCAGCCTAGTggggaggaattacaaccgtgtttcgtggtctgctaccacaacagctcctttataggatccagttagctcaagacatcatcaggagaaaccacgtccggtttcggcccctactcctctaccgttttaaCGTGGCAgggccccccctttcggaggtgtcttcagttctggtgttgggtgcatgtcttctttcttctgttccctggcttcTTCGATGTATCATCAGTGAGTGTCAGccagtgactgactgtcttgtcaaatttctccctttaaatacctgccgcataggctccagcaggcagccccagcaaagttgtcacgtgacactgtctcaccatAACTGACCAAAGTAAAGGTCATTGAGTTGGATTGtctgtataaaataattaaaatacctTTTGTATCGTTTTAATGCACATAAAATTTCAACAATAAAATCTTCTATAGACCCACCAGGGGCCGTATGGACATGGGGTGAGAACTACTGAGTTGAGTGAACTCAACCAATACTAAACATGATCTTAAcgatttaatttgatttattgtaatttaatttaatgccTTTTGTGTTTGTGTCATTGCAGTTAACCCATGTCCTGAGCAAGGAGATATCATTAGTATACGCCTCAGTGAAAACGAGGAGATCCGAACACAACCAGAAGGTACGAAGAAGGTTACCGTGGAGACCTTCTTCCAAATGAACTATGTCACCGGTGAATGGAAACGTGTTAGTAAAACACACTAAATTAAACTCGTTAGGAGAgattgagtgagagaaagagagagaaagcatgagagagagagagagtaaccaaACAACCTACCgatggattgataaaataaagaaataatgataataataataaagaaaagaaaagatgtataaattatttaatgAGACTATTTACAAAGCAACAAATAGTGACACATCATAAGCttgtttacacatatacatacacacacatgcacatacgcattcATTCAACAGCTTTATCGGGCTTCTACAACATGCTAATCCTAATCAACATCCTAATCCTAATCTCCCCCTGTGTAAGAGGACATGAAGGGGATTGTAGGCAAAAGTTTGCCTCCCCTTCTCATTCtattataacacatacatacgcacatatatacatacatacgcacacatacacacatctgtatgtatactatatgtcatacatgtgtgtgtgtgggggggtgtatatacatatgcatgtctgctgttttatatatatatagatatacatacacacacatacaggtatgctatatgtgtgtgtgtgtgtgtatatatatatatatatatatatatatatatatatatatatatatatagatatacatataattatatagctagagagagacatatacaccttatgtatgtgtggaggcgtgtggcttagtggttagggtgttgaactcatggtcgtaaggttgtggtttcaattcctggaccgggcgatgcgttgtgttcttgagcaaaacacttcattttcacattgctccagtccactcagctggcaaaaatgagtaatgctgcgatggaccggcgtcctgtccaggtggggaatttctatgccactggaactggaaaaccggcccttataagcctGGCGTAGCTCAAGAaggaactttttcttttttatgtgcatatgtatgtgtgtatatatatatatatatatatatatatatatatatatatatataggcgcaggagtggctgtgtggtaagtagcttgctaaccaaccacatggttccgggttcggtcccactgcgtggcatcttgggcaagtgtctcctgctatagcccgggccgaccaatgccttgaaagtggatttggtagacggaaactgaaagaagcctgtcgtatatatatatatatatatgtatgtgtgtgtctgtgtttatccccctagcattgcttgacaaccgatgctggtgattttacgtccccgtcacttagcggttcggcaaaagagaccgagagaataataactgg from Octopus sinensis unplaced genomic scaffold, ASM634580v1 Contig15089, whole genome shotgun sequence encodes the following:
- the LOC115230254 gene encoding negative elongation factor A-like gives rise to the protein KLPTPVGVTSTNSLSTTTPTYVPTTNAWSPVGPTILSVTNTSSSTTPHARENLQLQLQQQLGQSQIQSATLLSTTSTATAGSQSQTLVIQASNQIHTTTTTATSTTASTQVTVSTSTVSTANSQQPKKLLLMKEHVSEAKEMFSTSNKVTRPEKALILAFMAGSRVNPCPEQGDIISIRLSENEEIRTQPEGTKKVTVETFFQMNYVTGEWKRVSKTH